The Dreissena polymorpha isolate Duluth1 chromosome 2, UMN_Dpol_1.0, whole genome shotgun sequence nucleotide sequence GTGCAAAGGGCAATTGTCAATCTGTAGAGGTACAAATGAATACCTTTTTGTACATGTATGCCCAGGCATTTAGTTCACTGTTTTTACCCATTGATACATAAATCAGTTTAAACACTTGTTATTTGTAATACATTtctattaaatacatttaacgtAATGTTTTACCTATAATCTTTACTGTAAATTTGTTTCTAATCATGAGAATATTTCAATTGTCTTCAGGAAATTCCAAATATTTCTGTCTGGAACAAACCAGAGAATCAGCTATCTGAGAGAGTGCAGTCATTGATCCATGAAATCTACGAGTACCTCTCTACCAAGGATGACAGCTGGTCCCTAGGCCCCAACCACGTGAAGGCAGTCTCAAACCTGGCCCTGGACTCCGCCCATGTGTGCTGTACCTGCGCCAAGCAGCTGTTGGTGAGGCTGGCACTGCTGGAGGAGGTCGTGGGTCTGATCATCAGCCCCAGGGTATCACTGATTCCTGATTGCATAGCCAAGTTCAGTCAGATACCAGAACAACACcaaacaaatatactgaaaatagtAAGTTGTTAGATAGGAATCAAAGTCATCAATTATAttcatatcattttattttttttagcttttgtTACCAGAAGTAAGTTCTTATTCAGGTGTCATTGTGGAAAGCAGATTAATTTGGAAATGACAATAATTCTTATCTTGTTTATGTAAATTGCAAtgtaaaatgctaattttatgcGTGCACTTTGATTCAGTTATCAAATTGAAACTTGCAACTCTTTCATTTTTGAACAGATAATTTGTTATACAATAAACTGTTCCACAACATAACAATATTAATGATATACTGTTATTTTCAGTTCACAAATGTCTGCAGCTCAAAACAGGGACATGGATTTTTAACAAATCAGATCCACCAAAAGCCCCTCACTACTTTGGTAGTTAACATTGTTTTGAGCGAGTCTGCCTCTGAAAATTCAAAGATTGCTCTGGCACTCTGTAACAACCTCACTCTTCACACGGTGAGTACACTACACTGACAGGTGTTTGCTCATTTTTGTTTTGCAACCATGTcttataaattgttaaaagaaATTCACTTCACACTCATTTATCCAGCTACTTGTGTTGTTCcatgtaaatttgaaacaaaaaatccacacgttttgtgtttatttttgttttgccttTTTCTCTGTCCTTATTCTCACTTCTGTTTTTACTCAGTTAACACTGACAATAAAATTCTGTGGGAAGGCTCattaatttgatttattaataCTTCTTGTAATTCTGAGCTTTTCAAATATAGTTCATATATATTGTTTGGCAATCTTTGAATGTGCAATCTTTGTACTTGCTCTCTAGAAGACAAAAAAAGGTTGCTGAGGCGAAGTTAATACTAGTTATATGACCTGCATTATGCgataatgggtcttatgccatttgtGTCTGGTCTGGAGAAACCCTGTCTACTAACAAAAAGCCAAGCAAGGTtgtgtggtctcattagcagacaggTTAATTCTGATCAGGTGTGCAAATGCacaagctggtctggagctatgcacATTTTGGCATTTTAACACCCGTTTTTGCATGACTCAGTAGATAACTCATTGCCAATGATTGATTGTGTTATTAGCTATACGATGACATGGAGTTGGAGTTCTCAGTAGATAACTCATTGCCAATGAATCATTGTGTTATTAGCTATCTGAAGACATGGAGTTGGAGTTGGGCTTGTATCTCAGTAGATAACTCATTGCCAATGATTCATTGTGTTATTAGCTATCCGAAGACATGGAGCTGGAGTTGGGCAGTGCTCTGTTTAGCTGTGTGGACAGGCAACATGATGAGCCTACTGGTCAGTACATGGTAATTCCTGCTagctttaataataaatgtactttCTCAGTGTAGATGTGTAGAATTATGCACACTATATATGatcttgtttttttaagtaaacaaagACTTCATATGTGCTGTAAACTGTGTCCCATTTGGCTTATTGATGATTCTTATTTCTATTATATCTTACATTAAAACACTTCAAGCCATAATACATGTAGTTTCTATACAAAATAAATGTGCGCTTCGCTagtgtaaacatatattttttttaatgtgcttTGTCATATGAATATTTAATGCACCCGTTTATTTCCAATCTCATCTTTTTCTTCTGACAACATGGTCATGCTCTGGTATTTATATTTCCAGCATTCTGTCTCGTGTCGGCCTTGTCAAGACTTACAGCCAGAAATCAGGAGGTGAGCTATGTGATAGAGGATGTAGTGAAGTGTCTGAGTTATTTTAACCATTGCTCAGTACATTCTCAAAGGTGTCTGGAATCATTTTATTGTAATAACAGTGTTTCTAAAAACAGATAATATTGATATGACTAATAAACTACATAAGAtgttatcatgaaacttggtatacgCATTTGGCTATGTTAGCCGATTGTCTGCTTGTAAATCCCCTCCTCTGCTTACCCATCATTTTCCCCCCTGTCTGaatgtaaaatttgaaatattcAAAAAGTACAATGAATATTATCATGGCAATATGATATTGAAATTAGTGAAATGATCATGTTGCTTATATATTACTATAGGTTTTTGAAGTTGTGAAATGTAAGGTGACTGTTACTTAAACTAGAGGTACATTACCAAAACTAGTGCAATTTGTTAAAATGGTTCATAAGATGTAATGATGAAACCTAGTATACGCATGACTAACAAAGTGACAGTCATATGCACAATCTTATTTCAACAGCAGTCAATAGTCttgtgaatatttttaaaattctctGTATTGCTGTGATAAAATAAGTTCAAAATGAACCATTTAAACAACCAGTTGGAAACTCCTGTATTGCATTTAATACTGTCAAGGTTTTGTTAATAatgtcaaggtcttccttcactGTTTATACCTAATTGCgttttaatgcatgtttatatagagaataataggttagtgttgattatagatcaggtttatcatgtgaggcttagaaaacaaaaggcacgagccttggcgagtgctttttcgtttttttgccgagcatgataaacctgatctataatgatcacttatctattattctatttattccACTTTTTACTcagtaatgttttttatttaaacaaaattagtttaactggataatttcgctggatttatgacgtcattttgtgccatggtttatagcagaaatttaatcgatggggctttaatcaaccgaattcgctgtaaaagtgggataaaaatctGTTAGGCACTTGGCAAGACCGTTTCTCCACTTTCAGGTGAGGGGACTGGCTCGTGTTCTAGATGTCAACCTCAGCAAACTCTCCAGTAGTTCTGACAGAGTTAGGCAGCTCTGTTGCCAGATTAGCAGTGTCTTGTAGATAAAGAATAAGTCTGCTTGAGATTGACTTTGAACAAATATCCAGTGTCATTTACTTAAAGGACTTTGTAACAATCTGGTTTCTCATTCGAATTTGTTTCTTGAATATGTATGATCTTCATCCAATGTGGTTGATGAAAGcaaaatgttgatttaaatacaattttatattattatcaaTCCATTCAACATGGATACATACTAGAACTgtgaaatatttatcatttgtttcattttgCAAGGACACTGCTATTTACATTCAAATGAAGCCTTTTTAGTACAGCATACGAAaaaatgaaactccagaaacattGGGATTCATTTCCAATTAAAGATGCTATTCTCAGAGATTTTATATTTAAGTGAAAGGCATTCAATTTTGATTTGTGGGGAAGGCGGAGTACTTTGACAAAACCACGCCTGTCAGTTATGGTGACTACCAACCAAACTCGCATGTGCCGGGAGCAGGCATTGAACACTTTTGCATAGATGAGAAGCGCACGTACATATCACTGCGCTGACGGTAAAGCCAATGTGAGACTTTAATTTTGAATTTGGGTCCTAATGAACGACATAAGATAAATATTATAAACCTAATGATAATCAAACACCATGTTTTGGAATAGCTcttctgttatttatttatttagtctGTGATGCATGTATTATTGTTTGATATATTCTTTGTACTGTTTTATGCTTTGTACTATATTGTGAGTGTTTCATATTATTAAAGTTGTGCACATTTACAACTGCCACATATTTTCACTTTCAAAAGTTATTACacatcatgatctttttaaacaaataagtactttttcagtaaagtgcaaccgctcatttgtaatatgaagtccccacaccgATCCGATATTTTTTCTTActgttcaaacgcgcggttgcactttactgaaaaaataataatttgtttaaaaaagataaTGATGCCTTTAGAAAACTCTTaggaatgagcgggctctccactttattccattaaaaatggtgaaatatttaaaaagagatccttataaatgttaactgggtcgcgctttattctcccaacacagatccgaaaaagtcacgtagTATAGGCACCGTGTCGATTTCGAGCATACCACACAACATTTGCAAGCAATGGTTGTCAAGCTAATGGCTGGCGCGATTTCAACTTTAGGCTTCTGGACAAGACGCACATTGTAATCAATGAAAACTAGGGATTGCGACCCATCTTTATTTGATGCACACTCTTACGGTAGGCAGGCATTGcaatatatgaacaaaatattgcatttaaatgcCATTCTTCTTGTGTTTATTGTCATTTATATTAACAACAAACGTGATTTGTTGATTTTTGAAAAAATGGTAACAATAAGCAAACCAAGAAGGCCAAAAAATTTAGGTCGCTCACCAAAGACCCAAAATAACTTCATTTTTTCTTGACAGTTTTTGTAATGTTAAAATACAAGGTGAAAGGATGTGTTATAACTGGTGATTCTGATGTGCGTGTACTAAACGAGCTTCTTTCTTCTTCCAAGTTTCTGTTTCTTTAAGAGCGGTTGCAGTGTTTTTACCTCTCTAAAATGATGAGGCCACTGTATGCTGACATCTAGCTGATGTTTGGTAATTTTCGCTTTACTCCCTGTGTCAAAGATTGTTGACGCACTTGTACACACCATTACCCAGTTGATACCTATTGCAGGATAACAGTTGGTACCCACTTAATGGCCCCTGTGGGGATACGATATTCCCTTGTTGAAAATATCCGTTTCACCGTTGGTTCGCACTTAATTAGCCTTGTTGACACACATTGCAGTACCAAAGTTATTCCGCATGGTATTTACCAGTTTGCATGTGCAGTGTTAGTTGATTTACTATCTTACCTTTTGTACTTGCCTATTATAATGTCAATGTGCAATTCATGTTATGGGAGTTAACAGtgacagttatttttcgcttttAGATTTGTAGAATGTCTGGAAATGATGGTCATTTTTATTTGCGTGCGTTCGTGTCGGAGTTTTTAGTAAGTTCCAATTTTTGTCAAAGAGTTAAATGCATCTTACAAACTATTCACCAAGCACAAAGTTGCAAAGTATTATGTTTCTCTCGGAGACCGTCCGCCTTCAACACATTGCgcgtgaaaataaaaaaaatacatgcaataatttcattttcatcaCCCCTTCATGGCGATGTCACTTAATGCAGTTGTGACAGCCACCAAGAGTGAGCAGTGAGCAACTTTCTTTACTTTCGTCCTGTCACTTCTTCCATAGCATCTTGACGTTAACTCGTTTAAGAGTATCTGCACACAGACTTGAAGTGGAAGCAGGGAGATGTCACAAGCCTGAAAATATATACCGtttaaaaacagaaaatgcaaacacTGTAACGTTCTTGAGGACGCATTTCATTTTTTGCTTGAATGCCCAATTTTTATATATACGTAAGCAGAATACACATAAATAGTATTGGAAGAACACAGATATGATCAAGCTTGACCTCTTACAGACTGACAAagaaaaaaagggtacgaaataTATCCATATGTATTTTTAAAGCTTTTGAATAGACAGCTGAcataatttatcaataatttctctcctgaactttcatttatttatctacttaatataaaaatacaaaatacgatTAAGTGTTAGGATTTAAATATagattcagtaaaaaaaatatgtacgtTATTGACCATCTGtgaatatattgtattgtaatatGAGTCTACTCAGGagcttaaagcctaatgtattttataaaaataaactctAAACTCTATGTTAagctatctatttatttatttcacataaTACTTACACTATCATTAGGAAGGGGGATAACAAATGAATAATGGTGTTCCGTTGGTCTGTTTGTCGGCCTATGTTTCCCTAAATTGTTGCGCTCTACAACTTCCCTATACATCTTAGGATTTGGCATACAAAAAAACTGATAAGAAGGACTAAGCACAAATCATATCAAAGTTACTGGACACATATGCTAACCGGTGTAACACCTTTTTGCATGCACAACACggctacatttattgtcaaattaaAGGGAAAATGATGAAATTgtcaaaaaagtgttgttttctTCGTTCTCTTAACatccaacatatttttttattagctcacctgagcacaacgtgctcatggtgagcttttgtgatcgctttttgtccgtcgtccgttgtgcgttttgcggcgtcaacatttgccttgttaactctctagaggccacatttattgtccaatcttcatgaaatttggtcagaagattggtttcattgatatcttggatgaatttaaaaatggttacgtttgcttgaaaaacatggccgccaaggggctgggcatttttccttatatggctatagtaaaaccttgttaacactctagaggccacatttattttccgatcttcatgaaacttgctcagaagatttttcccactgatatcttggatgagttcaaaaatggtaacctttgcttgaaaaacatggctgccaaggggcggggcagttatccttatatggctatagtaaaatcttgttaacactctagaggccacatttattgtccaatcttcatgaaacttggtaagaagattcatcccaataatatcttggacgagttctaaatgatgccggttggttgaaaaacatggccgccaggggggcggcgcatttttccttatatggctacagtaaaaccttgttaacactctagaggccacatttattgtccaattttgatgaaatatggtcagaagatttatcttaatgatatcgtggatgagttcgaaaatggttacgtttgcttgaaaaacatggccgccaaggggcggggcatttttccttatattgctatataaggCTTAAGTAAAATCTTACactccgatcttcatgaaactcggtcagaagattcatcccaataatatcttggacgagttcaaaaatgatgccggttggttgaaaaacatggccaccacgggggcggggctattttccttatatggctatagtaaaagcttgttaacactctagaggtcacatttatttgccgatcatcatgaaacttggtctgaagatttgtcccaatgatatcttggatgagttcgaaaatggttttggttgcttaaaaaacatggccaccagaggcggggcatttttccttatatggctatatatgactgtAGTAAaccattgttaacactctagaggccacatttattgtccaatcttcatgaaatttggtcagaagattggtctcaatgatatcttggatgagatcgaaaataattatgtttgcttgaaaaaaatggcttccaaggggcggggcatttttccttatatggctatagtaaaatcttgttaaatggcttccagggggcggggcatttttcggcAAAAAGTTTCATCTTAGTGAATCAGTATATGTTGCACAGAAAAGCTGTCCTCGTGGAAAAATGGACGTTTTTGACGATGCATCTTGTCCTACTAATGAAGACCAAAAATTTGAGAGCGACAGcacttttgagggaaaaaaacaacaaactgtaTACATTCTAGGTATGACACAACTTCAAAGGACGTTTTAACAATATGGTGAAGACAGTTAAGGCAATGCACACCAAATGCAAAATGAAGAAGATTAATTGTCTAATGTGGTTTAGCTATCTTCTCGGGCGACTGTTCAGAGATTTAGCAAAGAGTGAGGCTACTGTGCAAGAGACAATAATAAGCTAGATAATCTAGCAAATAGAACATTATACAATAACATGAGACTGAATTGACATAACAGAGACATAGACACAGACATACGGAAAAGATtgccacatgttttattttaagaatttacATGTCCACATTTACATTCAATCAACTATTCGCGAAGAGTTGttttaacccgttaccacttagatacgtatttttacgttAATGTAGTcccttaaaatattgaatttaattgaagacctttcgtactagattcaagttttaaacgtTTCATTatcaaccctcagatactgatgagctgcaaacagcataaaacctgaacagactgcgagttataaaacctgaacagactgcgaaaatgtaagacattttcactttgcttctgagtgggaaaggattaaatatatttgaactaAACAAATTAGATACAAATTAGCTTGtcaattgtcataaatgttaCACGTTCTCGACCTTCCTGTGGCTGAATATTTTTCCACTTTTGTATAAAGATTCGTTTACGGTATGTCtggaatatgttaaaattatcctatatatgaacacaatttataaacaattaaaaaggaATTTAATCTCTCAATAACTATACAGTTGCGAATAATTATTTGAACTTCAACATatacactgtgaatgaacaaaaactgtcacgtgaccacaaaagtcaacgtcagtagtcattttatgacaacaaacagccgggcaaggtagttttttttccaatatctttgatgatcatcctctgactttcatacgacctagtgcaggcaatatggcatgcatatagctttcgatcggtatatcacgcgttttgtgtgttgctctggttttcgagaacacttcggcgcaaatttccatttaagaagcaaacgtcagtagtaaaattacaaagagtcagtgttctcgaaaattaacgatcacagaactgtctatgcctcaccggacgaacatatattacatatgtctatgcataaacaaacacaaatatctaCCAGATATTAAATACACgtttaaatagtg carries:
- the LOC127866139 gene encoding uncharacterized protein LOC127866139 isoform X2 — encoded protein: MDSLGVDVKVYIYDLSRGLVRSMSQMFLGKQIDGIWHTGIVVFGQEYYWGSGGIECCPPGGTLLGQPNEIKHLGKTQIPYDMFMDYLADLSRTSFAPFGQMIKPFLDTMSVQPTGGHTVFTANNVQSSSPPTPTADQSNIKSTSKSVTGQSPSAPPPHATSNTGQPTSSATAIEPTVYMEEIPNISVWNKPENQLSERVQSLIHEIYEYLSTKDDSWSLGPNHVKAVSNLALDSAHVCCTCAKQLLVRLALLEEVVGLIISPRVSLIPDCIAKFSQIPEQHQTNILKIFTNVCSSKQGHGFLTNQIHQKPLTTLVVNIVLSESASENSKIALALCNNLTLHTLSEDMELELGSALFSCVDRQHDEPTAFCLVSALSRLTARNQEVRGLARVLDVNLSKLSSSSDRVRQLCCQISSVL
- the LOC127866139 gene encoding uncharacterized protein LOC127866139 isoform X1, giving the protein MDSLGVDVKVYIYDLSRGLVRSMSQMFLGKQIDGIWHTGIVVFGQEYYWGSGGIECCPPGGTLLGQPNEIKHLGKTQIPYDMFMDYLADLSRTSFAPERYHLLNNNCNTFSSELAQFLTGNDIPKQITGLPAEVLQTPFGQMIKPFLDTMSVQPTGGHTVFTANNVQSSSPPTPTADQSNIKSTSKSVTGQSPSAPPPHATSNTGQPTSSATAIEPTVYMEEIPNISVWNKPENQLSERVQSLIHEIYEYLSTKDDSWSLGPNHVKAVSNLALDSAHVCCTCAKQLLVRLALLEEVVGLIISPRVSLIPDCIAKFSQIPEQHQTNILKIFTNVCSSKQGHGFLTNQIHQKPLTTLVVNIVLSESASENSKIALALCNNLTLHTLSEDMELELGSALFSCVDRQHDEPTAFCLVSALSRLTARNQEVRGLARVLDVNLSKLSSSSDRVRQLCCQISSVL